The proteins below are encoded in one region of Ostrea edulis chromosome 3, xbOstEdul1.1, whole genome shotgun sequence:
- the LOC130052661 gene encoding toll-like receptor 4, with protein sequence MAVFQWSFLLCFFISHWISTTAGESYVCTVCKCTSSNNKLRIDCRDRFKVGFNITLFPKNTVWMDLSGNNIEGIDWRFPKKVRHIDLSRNCISSLHGKPFERLIFLRYLNLEQNKITFSESNYYPDVFIHLERLHTLNIKNNSKTSVSAHNIDTAFSKLVSLKTLKMDLPFNVSFGSGFKNLKSLSRLDVSGITGQCNIVYLSGSFFQNTPFLKEIDVSDCQISNAEKGPFIYLSHLEKLDISHNKELGFSSLPNITWGLNQTSIRTFRADDIHCLIGIGTQLTMSHIEHLRQTRLVEISFARNRMELIGKGVLPHMPETLEKLSFGLNRLTTGIYLFEFHTLRNLKEYNMTLLLKSQKYYASIFENCIEKRDSTISIGLLNEIDKRDGQGMLNYWKPNITWYFPPKLETLFANSSKLYMEFPAVIINATSLKNVYFQNNMLFEWNLPVFGAEKLERIDLSNNFCSRMSPHFTKTATGLKYMNIARNMLARSLKADQRCQLFRNQRRIEEFDFSDNRLVHLPICTFQNMARMKILRLNNNQLTGVNIRIRHMINLSFVDLSNNRLTTFTDETIEEFNQLFAKTKVLINLKNNKFQCTCENFDFLSWMNQHKHHFLQIEKYVCSDQNNRFDFRKLEQSLRELKIQCMNLEMWIVIGCVMITLVICVIAVLIIKKNIWHIRYFLHKNPRGGS encoded by the coding sequence ATGGCTGTTTTTCAGTGGTCTTTTCTTCTGTGTTTCTTCATTTCTCACTGGATATCAACTACTGCAGGGGAATCCTACGTATGTACTGTGTGCAAGTGTACCAGTTCGAATAACAAATTAAGAATAGACTGTCGTGACCGATTCAAGGTGGGGTTTAACATAACTTTATTTCCGAAAAACACAGTCTGGATGGATCTAAGTGGAAATAACATAGAGGGAATAGATTGGAGATTTCCGAAAAAAGTCAGACATATTGATTTGTCAAGAAACTGCATCTCATCTCTCCATGGTAAGCCATTTGAAAGACTAATTTTTCTGAGATATCTAAATCTCGAACAAAACAAGATAACATTTTCTGAATCTAATTATTACCCAGACGTATTTATACACCTTGAACGTTTGCACACATTGAATATCAAAAACAATTCTAAGACGTCCGTGAGTGCACACAATATTGATACAGCCTTCTCAAAGCTTGTGTCTCTAAAAACACTGAAGATGGATCTACCATTCAATGTCTCCTTTGGAAGTGGGTTTAAGAATCTGAAGAGTCTTTCGAGACTCGATGTATCGGGAATAACAGGACAATGCAACATAGTGTATCTTTCTGGAAGTTTTTTCCAAAATACAccttttttgaaagaaattgatGTCAGTGACTGTCAAATATCCAACGCTGAGAAAGGGCCATTCATATATCTAAGCCACTTGGAAAAACTGGATATTTCTCACAATAAAGAGCTAGGATTCTCCTCTCTGCCGAATATAACGTGGGGATTGAATCAGACGTCAATAAGAACTTTTCGTGCAGATGACATCCATTGTTTAATTGGCATCGGAACACAGCTAACTATGTCACACATTGAACATTTGCGCCAAACGCGACTTGTTGAGATTTCCTTTGCACGAAATAGGATGGAGTTAATTGGAAAAGGTGTTTTGCCCCATATGCCAGAAACGCTGGAAAAGCTGTCATTTGGTTTAAATCGACTTACTACGGGTATATacctttttgaatttcatacTCTGCGTAATTTGAAGGAATACAATATGACTTTACTCTTGAAATCTCAGAAATATTATGcttctatttttgaaaattgtattgAGAAGAGGGATTCAACTATATCAATAGGattattaaatgaaattgaCAAAAGAGATGGGCAAGGAATGTTGAATTATTGGAAGCCAAATATAACATGGTATTTTCCTCCAAAACTTGAAACATTGTTCGCAAATTCTAGCAAACTGTACATGGAATTTCCAGCAGTGATAATTAATGCAACGAGCTTGAAAaacgtgtattttcaaaacaatatgcTATTCGAGTGGAATCTTCCTGTGTTTGGAGCGGAGAAGCTGGAAAGGATTGACTTATCGAATAATTTCTGCTCTCGTATGTCACCACACTTTACTAAGACTGCGACTGGCCTGAAATACATGAATATCGCGAGAAATATGTTGGCGCGTTCGTTAAAAGCTGACCAAAGATGTCAATTATTCAGAAATCAACGTCGGATCGAGGAATTTGATTTTTCGGATAATAGACTTGTTCATCTACCGATTTGTACTTTTCAGAACATGGcgagaatgaaaatattaagaCTTAATAACAATCAGCTGACGGGTGTTAATATCAGAATTCGCCATATGATTAACCTTTCTTTTGTTGATCTTTCAAACAACAGACTAACAACATTTACGGACGAAACTATTGAAGAATTTAACCAACTGTTTGCGAAAACAAAGGTTTTGATAAATcttaaaaataacaaatttcaatgtacatgtgaaaattttgattttctaagCTGGATGAATCAACACAAGCACCATTTCCTTCAAATAGAGAAGTATGTTTGCTCTGATCAGaataatagatttgattttCGGAAATTGGAACAATCTCTTCGTGAACTAAAAATTCAGTGCATGAATTTAGAAATGTGGATTGTTATCGGGTGTGTCATGATAACTCTTGTAATTTGCGTAATAGCTGTTTtgataatcaagaaaaatatTTGGCACATTAGATACTTTCTGCATAAGAATCCAAGAGGGGGATCTTGA